In a genomic window of Myxococcus guangdongensis:
- a CDS encoding ABC transporter ATP-binding protein has product MSTPTPALELQGLTKRYGDFTALQQMDLTIRAGEIFALLGPNGAGKTTMIGSVCGLVRKTAGTIRVFGQDLDQDNVGPRYQIGLVPQEINFDPFFTVAESLRIQQGFYGQRQDEARVDEVLTALNLQGKKDSLTRALSGGMKRRLLIAKALVHKPKLVFLDEPTAGVDVELRRDLWTYVRKLASEGTTILLTTHYLEEAEELADRVGIINEGRLLMVEDKATLLRRFGEKRVVVSFTEPQTTLSEAARRFTSRLSEDGRSLTYVEREGAAPAGELLRVLYAEGLPIADVETRRSRLEDVLLEVLRGRPSPQAA; this is encoded by the coding sequence ATGTCGACCCCCACCCCCGCCCTGGAGCTCCAGGGACTCACCAAGCGCTACGGCGACTTCACCGCGCTGCAGCAGATGGACCTCACCATCCGGGCGGGAGAAATCTTCGCGCTGCTCGGCCCCAACGGCGCCGGCAAGACGACGATGATCGGCAGCGTGTGCGGCCTGGTCCGCAAGACGGCCGGCACCATCCGCGTCTTCGGCCAGGACCTGGACCAGGACAACGTGGGCCCGCGCTACCAGATCGGCCTGGTCCCGCAGGAGATCAACTTCGACCCGTTCTTCACCGTGGCCGAGTCCCTGCGCATCCAGCAGGGCTTCTACGGCCAGCGGCAGGACGAGGCCCGCGTGGACGAGGTGCTCACCGCCCTCAACCTCCAGGGCAAGAAGGACTCGCTCACGCGCGCGCTGTCCGGCGGCATGAAGCGCCGCCTGCTCATCGCCAAGGCCCTGGTGCACAAGCCCAAGCTCGTCTTCCTGGACGAGCCCACCGCGGGCGTGGACGTGGAGCTGCGCCGCGACCTCTGGACGTACGTGCGCAAGCTGGCCTCCGAGGGCACCACCATCCTCCTCACCACCCACTACCTGGAAGAGGCGGAGGAGCTGGCCGACCGCGTGGGCATCATCAACGAGGGCCGCCTGCTCATGGTGGAGGACAAGGCCACGCTCCTGCGCCGCTTCGGTGAGAAGCGCGTCGTCGTCAGCTTCACCGAGCCGCAGACCACCCTGTCGGAGGCCGCGCGCCGCTTCACCTCGCGCCTGTCCGAGGACGGCCGTTCGCTCACCTACGTCGAGCGCGAGGGCGCGGCCCCCGCGGGCGAACTGCTGCGCGTGCTCTACGCCGAGGGGCTGCCCATCGCCGACGTGGAGACGCGCCGCTCCCGCCTCGAGGATGTCCTCCTGGAAGTCCTCCGCGGCCGTCCCTCGCCCCAGGCCGCCTGA
- the ettA gene encoding energy-dependent translational throttle protein EttA, translating to MAQNFIFTMQDLRKVKNGKEILKGIYLSFFPGAKIGVIGPNGSGKSTLLRIMAGVDTEFFGVAKPDPSAKVGYLAQEPQLDTSLDVKGNVELGLKEIRASLDRFNEVSAKFAEPMSDAEMEKLLAEQGRLQDAIDAVNGWELDRTIEMAMDALRLPPGDADVTKLSGGEKRRVALCRILLEKPDLLLLDEPTNHLDAESVAWLEQALKEYKGTIVCITHDRYFLDNAAEWILELDRGEGVPWKGNYSSWLDQKQKRLELEEKSESHRQKTLKRELEWVRQSPKARQAKSKARIAAYEDLLNQGQEKRDATGEVIIPPAPRLGGLVVEAKGLRKAYGDRLLIDDLNFKLPPGGIVGVIGPNGAGKTTLFRMMSGAEKPDAGELKIGETVVMAYVDQSRDALNGDNSVFDEVSGGLDHLDLGRAGQVPSRAYLAGFAFKGQDQQKRVKDLSGGERNRVHLAKMLKSGGNLLLLDEPTNDLDVETLRSLEDALLSFAGCAVVISHDRWFLDRIATHILAFEGDSKAFFFEGNFEDYEADKKKRLGPDALEPHRIRYRPITKS from the coding sequence ATGGCCCAGAATTTCATCTTCACGATGCAGGACCTGCGCAAGGTCAAGAACGGCAAGGAGATCCTCAAGGGCATCTACCTGTCGTTCTTCCCCGGCGCGAAGATTGGCGTCATCGGTCCGAACGGCTCCGGCAAGTCGACGCTCCTTCGCATCATGGCGGGCGTGGACACGGAGTTCTTCGGCGTGGCCAAGCCGGACCCCAGCGCCAAGGTCGGCTATCTGGCGCAGGAGCCGCAGCTGGACACGTCGCTGGACGTGAAGGGCAACGTGGAGCTGGGCCTGAAGGAGATTCGCGCCTCGCTGGACCGCTTCAACGAGGTCAGCGCGAAGTTCGCCGAGCCCATGAGCGACGCGGAGATGGAGAAGCTCCTGGCCGAGCAGGGCCGGCTGCAGGACGCCATCGACGCGGTGAACGGCTGGGAGCTGGACCGCACGATTGAGATGGCCATGGACGCGCTGCGGCTGCCGCCGGGTGACGCGGACGTGACGAAGCTGTCCGGTGGTGAGAAGCGCCGCGTGGCGCTGTGCCGCATCCTGCTGGAGAAGCCGGACCTGCTGCTGCTCGACGAGCCCACCAACCACCTGGACGCGGAGAGCGTCGCGTGGCTGGAGCAGGCGCTCAAGGAGTACAAGGGCACCATCGTCTGCATCACCCACGACCGGTACTTCCTGGACAACGCGGCCGAGTGGATCCTGGAGCTGGACCGCGGCGAGGGCGTGCCCTGGAAGGGCAACTACTCCAGCTGGCTGGACCAGAAGCAGAAGCGGCTGGAGCTGGAGGAGAAGTCGGAGAGCCACCGTCAGAAGACGCTCAAGCGCGAGCTGGAGTGGGTGCGCCAGTCGCCCAAGGCCCGTCAGGCCAAGAGCAAGGCGCGCATCGCGGCGTACGAGGACCTGCTCAACCAGGGCCAGGAGAAGCGCGACGCGACGGGCGAGGTCATCATCCCGCCCGCGCCGCGTCTGGGTGGGCTGGTGGTGGAGGCCAAGGGCCTGCGCAAGGCGTACGGCGACCGGCTGCTCATCGACGACCTGAACTTCAAGCTGCCGCCGGGCGGCATCGTGGGGGTCATCGGTCCCAACGGCGCGGGCAAGACGACGCTGTTCCGGATGATGTCGGGCGCCGAGAAGCCGGACGCGGGCGAGCTGAAGATTGGCGAGACGGTGGTGATGGCCTACGTGGACCAGAGCCGCGACGCGCTCAACGGCGACAACAGCGTGTTCGACGAGGTCAGCGGCGGGCTGGACCACCTGGACCTGGGTCGTGCGGGCCAGGTGCCCAGCCGCGCGTACCTGGCGGGCTTCGCCTTCAAGGGCCAGGACCAGCAGAAGCGCGTGAAGGACCTGTCCGGCGGTGAGCGCAACCGCGTGCACCTGGCGAAGATGCTCAAGAGCGGCGGCAACCTGCTGCTGCTCGACGAGCCCACCAACGACCTGGACGTGGAGACGCTGCGCAGCCTGGAGGACGCGCTCTTGAGCTTCGCGGGCTGCGCGGTGGTCATCAGCCACGACCGCTGGTTCCTGGACCGCATCGCCACGCACATCCTCGCCTTCGAGGGCGACAGCAAGGCGTTCTTCTTCGAGGGCAACTTCGAGGACTACGAGGCGGACAAGAAGAAGCGCCTGGGCCCGGACGCGCTGGAGCCGCACCGCATCCGCTACCGCCCCATCACCAAGAGCTGA
- a CDS encoding LysM peptidoglycan-binding domain-containing protein produces MSVRNVSNREPRTHQIRERETLSRIAKREGTTVEELARLNNLADPNKIRAGATLRLPGQRDGFDAAASTQNNQGLRRQPTQTPGDTFDAGTTAAAGITSNTVSGTQNGYRNIQDLSAFTRGGSNSEAAIVVGTSEGNRRPDGSTTSSYGGHSDPGNAKHNRGSFSYQGQGARTPEQADQIWNRELTNATPAYERAARAAGLDPNNALLASTFFDLHTQSPRAAQNFINREMPKLAQDPRGVTRDSLIDARVDAYRNDQGVLRAAGFNHSESRLRADQTRRETALVSALDARGYRTGNTDPAQPSNVPIPQPRPVSERPTTDTVLPDNVPIPRPRPSSERPVTSTEGATPTDLTDTAQVAAATDRAAVQTRTPWISQYDASQVERAGDKACFRAATAMARQAGANVTSVDQRIQVATSEGPNGVSVDRAAAERGRNYIDQQLAAGKPVVVGVNHKTGRNVGNADGITDHFVVITGRGTDAQGRTYYTFNDPATRNQSRGADTNANNRFYVDPNTGNLTRPGPRDGYVVGRQFDVTMVRPNA; encoded by the coding sequence ATGTCTGTCAGGAACGTCAGCAACCGCGAGCCCCGTACCCACCAGATTCGTGAGCGCGAGACGCTCAGCAGGATCGCCAAGCGCGAGGGCACCACGGTCGAGGAGCTGGCCCGGCTCAACAACCTGGCGGACCCGAACAAGATTCGCGCGGGAGCCACCCTGCGCCTGCCCGGCCAGCGCGACGGCTTCGACGCGGCCGCCTCGACGCAGAACAACCAGGGCCTGCGCCGCCAGCCGACGCAGACCCCCGGGGACACCTTCGACGCGGGCACCACGGCGGCGGCGGGCATCACGTCCAACACCGTGTCCGGCACGCAGAACGGCTACCGCAACATCCAGGACCTGAGCGCCTTCACGCGCGGCGGCTCCAACTCCGAGGCCGCCATCGTCGTCGGCACCTCCGAGGGCAACCGCCGCCCCGACGGCTCCACCACCTCCAGCTACGGCGGCCACTCGGACCCGGGCAACGCGAAGCACAACCGCGGCTCGTTCTCCTACCAGGGCCAGGGCGCGCGCACGCCCGAGCAGGCGGACCAGATCTGGAACCGCGAGCTCACCAACGCCACCCCCGCCTACGAGCGCGCCGCTCGCGCCGCGGGCCTGGACCCGAACAACGCGCTGCTCGCGTCCACGTTCTTCGACCTGCACACCCAGTCGCCGCGCGCCGCGCAGAACTTCATCAACCGCGAGATGCCCAAGCTGGCGCAGGACCCGCGCGGCGTCACCCGCGACTCGCTCATCGACGCGCGCGTGGATGCGTACCGCAACGACCAGGGCGTCCTGCGCGCCGCGGGCTTCAACCACAGCGAGTCCCGCCTGCGCGCGGACCAGACGCGCCGCGAGACGGCGCTCGTGTCGGCGCTCGACGCGCGTGGCTACCGCACCGGCAACACGGACCCGGCGCAGCCGAGCAACGTGCCCATCCCCCAGCCGCGCCCGGTCTCCGAGCGCCCCACGACGGACACGGTCCTCCCGGACAACGTGCCCATCCCCCGGCCGCGCCCGTCCTCGGAGCGCCCCGTCACCTCGACCGAGGGCGCGACGCCCACGGACCTGACCGACACCGCGCAGGTCGCGGCGGCCACGGACCGGGCCGCGGTGCAGACGCGCACCCCGTGGATCAGCCAGTACGACGCCTCGCAGGTCGAGCGCGCCGGTGACAAGGCGTGCTTCCGCGCCGCCACCGCGATGGCCCGCCAGGCCGGCGCCAACGTGACGAGCGTCGACCAGCGCATCCAGGTCGCCACCAGCGAGGGCCCCAACGGCGTGTCCGTGGACCGCGCGGCGGCGGAGCGCGGGCGCAACTACATCGACCAGCAGCTGGCCGCGGGCAAGCCGGTGGTCGTGGGCGTCAACCACAAGACGGGCCGCAACGTCGGCAACGCGGACGGCATCACGGACCACTTCGTGGTCATCACCGGCCGCGGCACGGACGCGCAGGGCCGCACCTACTACACGTTCAACGACCCGGCGACGCGCAACCAGAGCCGCGGCGCGGACACCAACGCGAACAACCGCTTCTACGTGGACCCCAACACGGGCAACCTCACCCGCCCCGGTCCCCGCGATGGCTACGTGGTCGGCCGCCAGTTCGACGTGACGATGGTCCGCCCGAACGCGTAA
- a CDS encoding PH domain-containing protein, with protein sequence MADVPHAWLLRWLKVPSERQLPEGTVRVFNAAPAYLNYRRALLALKQVGVLAGTVVGWLFISRWVPMILDFPYTRPVMYALEAFVWVGYLVMFPVSFFVIRLDYELRWYALTDRSLRVHEGIMALREKTMTFANIQQISIQQNPLQRLLGIADVKVETAGGGSGSHGGDADLNPAEHLHEARFRGVSDPEAIRDAILERVRMHRDTGLGEPTELVTRPPESASVAGTGSPVAAAKELLTEVRELRGALASRRAP encoded by the coding sequence ATGGCTGACGTGCCCCATGCATGGCTGCTGCGCTGGCTGAAGGTGCCCTCCGAGCGCCAGCTCCCCGAGGGCACGGTGCGGGTGTTCAACGCGGCGCCCGCGTACCTGAACTACCGGCGGGCGCTGCTCGCGCTCAAGCAGGTGGGGGTGCTCGCGGGCACGGTGGTGGGCTGGTTGTTCATCAGCCGCTGGGTGCCGATGATTCTCGACTTCCCGTACACGCGGCCGGTCATGTACGCGCTCGAGGCGTTCGTGTGGGTGGGCTACCTGGTGATGTTCCCGGTGAGCTTCTTCGTCATCCGGTTGGACTACGAGCTGCGCTGGTACGCGCTCACGGACCGCAGCCTGCGCGTGCACGAGGGCATCATGGCGCTGCGCGAGAAGACGATGACGTTCGCCAACATCCAGCAGATCTCCATCCAGCAGAACCCGCTCCAGCGGCTGCTCGGCATCGCGGACGTGAAGGTGGAGACGGCGGGCGGCGGCAGCGGCTCGCACGGCGGCGACGCGGACCTGAACCCGGCCGAGCACCTGCACGAGGCGCGCTTCCGGGGCGTGAGCGATCCGGAGGCGATTCGGGACGCCATCCTGGAGCGCGTGCGGATGCACCGTGACACCGGCCTGGGCGAGCCCACGGAGCTGGTCACGCGGCCCCCGGAGTCCGCCTCCGTGGCGGGCACCGGGTCCCCCGTGGCCGCGGCGAAGGAGCTGCTCACGGAGGTGCGCGAGCTCCGGGGCGCGCTCGCCTCGCGCCGCGCGCCGTGA
- a CDS encoding PH domain-containing protein — translation MNPGGPATSPRPPQHAMTPAKAASPWKLPVVLQPHQNLLANYLLGSLLAGPGFPILALIRYFKYHTLRYELDEEGITMRWGILFRREVSLTYARIQDIHLSSHVVERWLGLARILIQTASGSAQAEITIEGVQDFEAMRDLLYSKMRGARDTKADAHGKPAALVSGESEALAAALREVAAEVRALRQELATPAVTPEKTNG, via the coding sequence ATGAATCCTGGCGGACCCGCCACCTCCCCGCGCCCGCCCCAGCACGCGATGACGCCCGCGAAAGCGGCCTCACCGTGGAAGCTGCCGGTGGTGCTCCAGCCGCACCAGAACCTCCTGGCGAACTACCTGCTGGGCTCGCTGCTGGCGGGGCCGGGCTTCCCCATCCTCGCGCTCATCCGGTACTTCAAGTACCACACGCTGCGCTACGAGCTGGACGAGGAGGGCATCACCATGCGGTGGGGCATCCTCTTCCGCCGCGAGGTGTCGCTCACGTACGCGCGCATCCAGGACATCCACCTGTCCAGCCACGTGGTGGAGCGCTGGCTGGGGCTCGCGCGCATCCTCATCCAGACGGCCAGCGGCAGCGCCCAGGCGGAAATCACCATCGAGGGGGTGCAGGACTTCGAGGCGATGAGGGACCTGCTCTACTCGAAGATGCGCGGCGCCCGGGACACGAAGGCGGACGCGCACGGGAAGCCGGCCGCGCTGGTGTCCGGCGAGTCGGAGGCGCTGGCCGCGGCGCTGCGCGAGGTCGCCGCCGAGGTGCGCGCGCTGCGACAGGAGCTGGCCACCCCCGCCGTCACCCCGGAGAAGACGAATGGCTGA
- a CDS encoding GNAT family N-acetyltransferase produces the protein MVEVRTYEGDAQDASAFVNRVWGEYYAAQGPLTEFQPRLLDWVLFGNPLATPEYRLGAYKGGKLAGVLFTEPIRLRLGDQDVDGTYGSWFSVDPAFRGEGVGQKLAQEMSERQRERGSALVLACLADGSAGERFWKKMGGTRTFDSLGLWLHVFDMGAVARWATSAPQRALFSLASRWPRRPPVDVDTQGIRPYHPSDLPACMGLVDRSMESVSLGYGYTTERLAHQLQYRDVPRTLVLERHGSVRGLVNYYLLPMNARGALTIALVDLMAFHESVPRAERKRLLRVAMRDMVAKGAQCSAMLRSPCVSAGLMLGSGWVPWSGGMRVACLLPSPDVLWPTSPRVFTHLR, from the coding sequence ATGGTTGAGGTGCGGACGTACGAGGGCGACGCCCAGGACGCGTCCGCCTTCGTCAACCGCGTCTGGGGCGAGTACTACGCCGCCCAGGGACCGCTCACGGAGTTCCAGCCCCGCCTGCTCGACTGGGTGCTCTTCGGCAACCCGCTCGCCACGCCCGAGTACCGCCTGGGCGCGTACAAGGGCGGCAAGCTGGCGGGGGTCCTCTTCACGGAGCCCATCCGGCTGCGGCTCGGCGACCAGGACGTGGACGGCACCTATGGCAGTTGGTTCAGCGTCGACCCGGCGTTCCGGGGCGAGGGGGTGGGCCAGAAGCTGGCCCAGGAGATGTCCGAGCGTCAGCGCGAGCGCGGCTCAGCCCTGGTGCTGGCGTGCCTGGCGGATGGCTCGGCGGGGGAGCGCTTCTGGAAGAAGATGGGGGGCACGAGGACCTTCGACTCCCTGGGGCTGTGGCTCCACGTCTTCGACATGGGGGCCGTGGCCCGGTGGGCGACCTCCGCGCCCCAGCGCGCCCTCTTCTCCCTCGCGAGCCGATGGCCGCGACGGCCCCCCGTCGACGTGGACACCCAGGGCATCCGTCCCTATCACCCCAGTGATTTGCCCGCCTGCATGGGGCTGGTCGACCGGTCGATGGAGTCGGTGAGCCTGGGGTACGGCTACACGACGGAGCGACTGGCGCACCAGCTCCAGTACCGCGACGTGCCGCGCACCCTGGTGCTGGAGCGGCATGGCTCGGTGCGGGGCCTGGTCAACTACTACCTGCTGCCCATGAATGCCCGGGGGGCGCTGACCATCGCCCTGGTGGACCTGATGGCGTTCCACGAGTCGGTGCCGCGCGCCGAGCGCAAGCGCCTGTTGCGCGTGGCCATGCGGGACATGGTGGCGAAGGGCGCCCAGTGCTCGGCGATGCTCCGCAGTCCCTGCGTGTCCGCCGGGCTGATGCTCGGCTCGGGGTGGGTGCCCTGGTCCGGCGGGATGCGCGTGGCGTGCCTGTTGCCCTCGCCGGACGTGCTGTGGCCCACCTCGCCGCGCGTCTTCACGCACCTGCGCTGA
- a CDS encoding ATP-grasp domain-containing protein: protein MNFVFISPHFPSHFFHFVTALRERGVTVLGIGDAPYESLRQELRDALREYYFVPSLHDEDTLTRAAGYLTWRHGRLERIDSLNESWLEVEARLREDFHVPGLHPADIHRMRSKSGMAQVFQQAGVPHPDLIRVRDAGQVKEFATRVGYPLVLKPDVGVGAANTFKVASDADVDAALAHPLPTTYVAQPFVRGTIVTYDGIVDRHGVIVFTLSHEYSDGGMETVVERRDISFWSHLEIPPALDVLGRQVVAAFGLRERWFHLEFFRLPDGRFVVLEANLRPPGGFIPDMMNYTCDIDVYRLWARVMTGDPVADFRYTPRYHVCHSARRHGRRYLHSHDEVVKRLGPALLLHRELPPIYHSLLGEEMYLSRHTDLDAMQDAVRFIQATKK, encoded by the coding sequence ATGAACTTCGTCTTCATCTCTCCGCACTTCCCGTCCCACTTCTTCCACTTCGTCACCGCGCTGCGCGAGCGGGGCGTGACGGTGCTGGGCATCGGTGACGCGCCCTACGAGTCCTTGCGCCAGGAGCTGCGCGACGCGCTGCGCGAGTACTACTTCGTCCCCAGCCTGCACGACGAGGACACGCTCACCCGGGCGGCGGGCTACCTCACCTGGCGGCACGGGCGGCTGGAGCGCATCGACTCGCTCAACGAGTCCTGGCTGGAGGTGGAGGCGCGGCTGCGCGAGGACTTCCACGTCCCCGGCCTCCACCCCGCGGACATCCACCGGATGCGCTCGAAGTCGGGCATGGCGCAGGTGTTCCAGCAGGCGGGCGTGCCCCATCCGGACCTCATCCGCGTGCGCGACGCTGGGCAGGTGAAGGAGTTCGCCACGCGCGTGGGCTACCCGCTGGTGCTCAAGCCCGACGTGGGCGTGGGCGCCGCCAACACCTTCAAGGTGGCGAGCGACGCGGACGTGGACGCGGCCCTGGCCCACCCGCTGCCCACGACCTACGTCGCGCAGCCCTTCGTGCGCGGCACCATCGTCACCTACGACGGCATCGTCGACCGCCACGGCGTCATCGTCTTCACGCTCAGCCACGAGTACAGCGACGGCGGCATGGAGACGGTGGTGGAGCGGCGCGACATCTCCTTCTGGAGCCACCTGGAGATTCCCCCCGCGCTGGACGTGCTCGGCCGTCAGGTGGTGGCCGCCTTCGGGCTGCGCGAGCGCTGGTTCCACCTGGAGTTCTTCCGGCTGCCCGACGGCCGCTTCGTGGTGCTGGAGGCCAACCTGCGGCCGCCCGGCGGCTTCATCCCGGACATGATGAACTACACGTGCGACATCGACGTGTACCGGCTCTGGGCGCGGGTGATGACGGGGGACCCGGTGGCGGACTTCCGCTACACGCCGCGCTACCACGTCTGTCACAGCGCGCGGCGCCACGGGCGGCGCTACCTGCACTCGCACGACGAGGTGGTGAAGCGGCTGGGGCCCGCCCTCCTGCTGCACCGCGAGCTGCCGCCCATCTACCACAGCCTCCTGGGCGAGGAGATGTACCTGTCCCGGCACACGGACCTGGACGCGATGCAGGACGCGGTGCGCTTCATCCAGGCGACGAAGAAGTGA
- a CDS encoding TIGR02265 family protein, which translates to MKQGTFVPLEQRIVYSQVVEGLLQHGLSGRISPRLQKRLKQAGVDVEKPLLPTYPVVMWSHCLRIIVEETWPGLTLEEGFRQLAAAHVEGYGRTFIGRAVFGVMRLLGARRLVLRLPQTLRATDNYTEVQLVERSPTAFEMRMNSVLDCPGYSESLFENMLRVGGAESPKVTTLSVEEGHTTYLLTWKER; encoded by the coding sequence GTGAAGCAAGGCACCTTCGTCCCCCTCGAGCAGCGCATCGTCTACTCCCAGGTCGTGGAGGGCCTGCTGCAGCACGGGCTCTCCGGCCGCATCTCCCCCCGGCTCCAGAAGCGGCTCAAGCAGGCCGGCGTCGACGTCGAGAAGCCGCTGCTGCCCACCTACCCGGTGGTGATGTGGAGCCACTGCCTGCGCATCATCGTGGAGGAGACCTGGCCCGGCCTCACCCTGGAGGAGGGCTTCCGCCAGCTCGCCGCCGCGCACGTGGAGGGCTACGGGCGCACGTTCATCGGCCGCGCGGTGTTCGGCGTCATGCGGCTGCTCGGCGCCCGGCGGCTGGTGCTGCGGCTGCCCCAGACGCTGCGCGCCACGGACAACTACACCGAGGTGCAGCTGGTGGAGAGGAGCCCCACCGCGTTCGAGATGCGGATGAACTCCGTGCTGGACTGCCCCGGCTACTCGGAGTCCCTCTTCGAGAACATGCTGCGCGTGGGCGGCGCCGAGTCCCCCAAGGTGACGACGCTGTCCGTGGAGGAGGGCCACACCACGTACCTGCTCACCTGGAAGGAGCGCTGA
- a CDS encoding alpha/beta hydrolase, producing MGHVHIVRDLPSPQEGFSRTVRIYTPDAYDAMPWHRFPVLYMHDGQNVFAHPESALFDTWCANLALEEAVDSGHLEPWIIVAVDSGQGRLQEYSPWDDTTGRVKARGESYARFLVEHLKPLVDQNYRTREGAEWTGAMGSSLGGLMSLYLGSRYPNIFGRIGALSPTVMWSNSRLFSEWGTHPRRWTRIYLDAGEQEFIHADGVPLDYGRGTRAFYEHLKTLGYADHEVSLVLEPGGEHHERDWQRRLPLAMRWLLA from the coding sequence ATGGGCCACGTCCACATCGTCCGAGACCTTCCCTCCCCCCAGGAGGGCTTCTCCCGCACCGTGCGCATCTACACGCCGGATGCGTACGACGCGATGCCCTGGCATCGCTTCCCCGTGCTGTACATGCACGACGGGCAGAACGTCTTCGCCCATCCGGAGTCCGCCCTCTTCGACACCTGGTGCGCCAACCTCGCGCTCGAAGAGGCGGTGGACTCGGGCCACCTGGAGCCGTGGATCATCGTCGCGGTGGACTCGGGCCAGGGGCGGCTCCAGGAGTACTCGCCCTGGGACGACACCACCGGCCGGGTGAAGGCGCGCGGCGAGTCCTACGCCCGCTTCCTCGTCGAACACTTGAAGCCCCTGGTCGACCAGAACTACCGCACCCGCGAGGGCGCCGAGTGGACGGGCGCCATGGGCTCGTCGCTCGGCGGGCTGATGTCGCTCTACCTGGGCTCGCGCTACCCGAACATCTTCGGCCGCATCGGCGCGCTGTCGCCCACCGTCATGTGGAGCAACAGCCGGCTGTTCTCCGAGTGGGGCACCCACCCGCGCCGCTGGACGCGCATCTACCTGGACGCGGGCGAGCAGGAGTTCATCCACGCCGACGGCGTCCCGCTCGACTACGGCCGCGGCACACGCGCCTTCTACGAGCACCTCAAGACGCTGGGCTACGCGGACCACGAGGTGTCGCTGGTGCTGGAGCCGGGCGGTGAACACCACGAGCGGGACTGGCAGCGCCGGCTGCCCCTGGCGATGCGCTGGCTGCTGGCGTGA